A single region of the Halorussus gelatinilyticus genome encodes:
- a CDS encoding alpha-amylase domain-containing protein, with product MLKGIGALGAVAAGAGFATGNAAALGSGAVYQYYHTDWTTIESDLSTLADQGYDAIQVPPAQFSRVYEYEREYTGEKYDPPLGYQPIDLLDFDSEFGTEAEYESMIREAHSQGLEVIADAVVNHMAAGGDAFERKVSLADIPQFGSDDFHPECSIDYSSDYSVEGCWLVGLRDLKHESSYVRGELKKYVDKYRSLGVDGIRWDAAKHVPESFFADYANQWASDLYTVGEVIPESYDGKSKLDYLQGYADTGMSVTDYRLYNVMKYEAFSGPGGDMSKLSGAGFVNRDSYRALTFAGNHDSPDPAQSLLAHAYILTYEGYPRVYSEDYGVGDDSIRNLLWIRNNLASGAAYDRVTDADVYAFERYGNLLVGINNSTSWQTRTAYTSWRNRDLNDYTGDQNARADGNGYVEASIPPEGYVALAP from the coding sequence GTGCTGAAAGGAATCGGTGCGCTCGGTGCTGTCGCCGCGGGCGCGGGATTCGCGACCGGAAACGCGGCCGCTCTCGGTTCGGGTGCGGTGTACCAGTACTACCACACCGACTGGACGACCATCGAGTCCGACCTCTCGACGCTCGCCGACCAGGGGTACGACGCGATTCAGGTCCCGCCCGCCCAGTTCAGTCGGGTCTACGAGTACGAACGCGAGTACACGGGCGAGAAGTACGACCCGCCACTGGGCTACCAGCCCATCGACTTGCTCGACTTCGACAGCGAGTTCGGGACCGAAGCCGAGTACGAGTCGATGATACGGGAGGCCCACAGTCAGGGGTTGGAGGTCATCGCCGACGCCGTCGTCAACCACATGGCCGCGGGCGGGGACGCCTTCGAACGGAAGGTGAGCCTCGCCGATATCCCGCAGTTCGGTAGCGACGACTTTCACCCGGAGTGTAGCATCGACTACTCCAGCGACTACTCCGTTGAGGGGTGCTGGCTCGTCGGCCTCCGGGATCTGAAGCACGAATCGTCGTACGTCCGCGGCGAGTTGAAGAAGTACGTCGATAAGTACCGCAGTCTCGGCGTGGACGGCATCCGGTGGGACGCCGCCAAGCACGTCCCCGAGTCCTTCTTCGCCGACTACGCCAACCAGTGGGCCAGCGACCTCTACACCGTCGGGGAGGTCATCCCCGAATCGTACGACGGGAAGTCCAAGCTCGACTACCTGCAAGGATACGCCGACACCGGGATGTCCGTCACCGACTACCGGCTGTACAACGTGATGAAGTACGAGGCGTTCTCCGGTCCCGGCGGCGACATGAGCAAGCTGTCGGGCGCCGGCTTCGTCAACCGCGACTCCTACCGGGCGCTGACCTTCGCGGGCAACCACGACAGCCCCGACCCGGCCCAGTCGCTGCTCGCACACGCCTACATCCTCACCTACGAGGGCTACCCGCGCGTCTACAGCGAGGACTACGGCGTCGGCGACGACAGCATCCGTAACCTCCTGTGGATTCGAAACAACCTCGCCAGCGGCGCGGCCTACGACCGCGTGACCGACGCGGACGTGTACGCCTTCGAGCGGTACGGCAACCTCCTCGTCGGCATCAACAACTCGACCAGTTGGCAGACTCGAACCGCCTACACCAGTTGGCGCAATCGCGACCTCAACGACTACACGGGCGACCAGAACGCCCGCGCCGACGGAAACGGCTACGTCGAGGCCTCCATCCCACCGGAGGGCTACGTCGCGCTCGCACCGTAG
- a CDS encoding DUF1328 family protein, with the protein MLELAIAFAVLAIIAAALGAGGVAGLSMDIAKWLVIVFLVLAVVSLVL; encoded by the coding sequence ATTCTCGAACTCGCCATCGCGTTCGCCGTCCTCGCCATCATCGCCGCCGCACTCGGTGCGGGCGGCGTCGCGGGCCTGTCGATGGACATCGCCAAGTGGCTGGTCATCGTCTTCCTCGTCCTCGCGGTGGTCTCGTTAGTCCTCTGA
- a CDS encoding DsbA family oxidoreductase → MSQHPDDALVVYSDYVCPFCYLGKAAMERYREETDDPPEVEWRFYDLRGYKRGPDGSIDHDVDDGKDDDYFAQVRENVERLKDQYDVEMDLDFSKDVDSWNAQQAALYVRQTEGEETFLAFHEALFEALWQDGRNIGDPDVLAEIADELGLAPDEIRDATADETLEAELRERFESAQQAGVSGIPTFVYEGHAARGAIPPEQFERLVDGA, encoded by the coding sequence ATGAGCCAGCATCCCGACGACGCGTTAGTGGTCTACTCCGATTACGTCTGCCCGTTCTGCTACCTCGGGAAGGCCGCCATGGAACGCTACCGCGAAGAGACCGACGACCCGCCCGAAGTCGAGTGGCGCTTCTACGACCTCCGGGGGTACAAGCGCGGACCAGACGGGAGCATCGACCACGACGTGGACGACGGCAAGGACGACGACTACTTCGCCCAGGTCCGCGAGAACGTCGAGCGCCTGAAAGACCAGTACGACGTGGAGATGGACCTCGACTTCTCGAAGGACGTGGACTCGTGGAACGCCCAGCAGGCCGCGCTCTACGTCCGACAGACCGAGGGCGAGGAGACGTTCCTCGCCTTCCACGAGGCGCTGTTCGAGGCGCTCTGGCAGGACGGCCGGAACATCGGCGACCCGGACGTGCTGGCCGAGATAGCGGACGAACTGGGTCTCGCGCCCGACGAGATTCGGGACGCGACCGCCGACGAGACGCTGGAAGCGGAACTCCGCGAGCGGTTCGAGAGCGCCCAGCAGGCCGGCGTGTCGGGCATCCCGACGTTCGTCTACGAGGGCCACGCGGCGCGGGGCGCGATTCCGCCCGAGCAGTTCGAGCGACTGGTGGACGGGGCGTAG
- the gfo6 gene encoding D-xylose 1-dehydrogenase Gfo6, which produces MDARALSEFGRRDWETDTDHEPVRFAMIGLGWWTREEAIPATEESDRCETTVVVSGDRDKAADVAEASANAETAVTYEEFHDGAATDEYDAVYIATPNAKHVEFVESAAEFGKAVLCEKPMEATPERARRIVEACEGEVPLMVAYRMHTEPAVRRARELVAEGAIGDPMLVHGSMSQDLLEIFSNPDQWRLDPDLSGPGASVMDLGIYPLNTARFVLDADPVEVSALARSDGEAFSDVPDEVATFEVRFDDGTLAACSASQNANRSSHLKVVGTDGEVSIEPAFFDRQSRQFELEVNGTRAAVEPEQVDQMLEEFDYFAHQVRTDRDLYADGRHGLVDIETLHAIYESAEQGSVVEL; this is translated from the coding sequence ATGGACGCACGCGCCCTCTCGGAGTTCGGCCGCCGCGACTGGGAGACCGACACCGACCACGAACCCGTCCGGTTCGCCATGATCGGACTCGGGTGGTGGACCCGCGAGGAGGCAATCCCCGCGACCGAGGAGAGCGACCGCTGTGAGACCACCGTGGTCGTCAGCGGCGACCGCGACAAGGCCGCGGACGTGGCCGAGGCGTCCGCGAACGCCGAGACCGCCGTCACCTACGAGGAGTTCCACGACGGCGCGGCGACCGACGAGTACGACGCCGTGTACATTGCTACGCCGAACGCCAAGCACGTCGAATTCGTGGAGTCGGCCGCCGAGTTCGGGAAAGCGGTCCTCTGCGAGAAACCGATGGAGGCGACGCCCGAGCGCGCCCGCCGGATAGTCGAGGCCTGCGAGGGCGAGGTGCCGCTGATGGTCGCCTACCGGATGCACACCGAACCGGCCGTCCGCCGGGCGCGCGAACTCGTCGCCGAGGGTGCCATCGGCGACCCGATGCTCGTCCACGGGAGCATGTCTCAGGACCTGCTGGAGATATTCTCGAACCCCGACCAGTGGCGACTCGACCCCGACCTCTCGGGTCCGGGCGCGTCGGTGATGGACTTGGGCATCTACCCGCTCAACACCGCGCGGTTCGTCCTCGACGCCGACCCCGTCGAGGTCTCGGCGCTCGCGCGCTCGGACGGCGAGGCGTTCTCGGACGTGCCCGACGAGGTGGCCACCTTCGAGGTCCGGTTCGACGACGGCACGCTCGCGGCCTGTTCGGCCAGTCAGAACGCCAACCGGTCGAGCCACCTCAAGGTCGTCGGCACCGACGGCGAGGTGAGCATCGAACCCGCGTTCTTCGACCGCCAGAGCCGCCAATTCGAACTCGAAGTAAACGGGACCCGCGCGGCCGTCGAACCCGAGCAGGTAGACCAGATGCTCGAAGAGTTCGACTACTTCGCCCATCAGGTCCGGACCGACCGCGACCTCTACGCCGACGGTCGCCACGGACTCGTGGACATCGAGACGCTGCACGCCATCTACGAGAGCGCAGAACAGGGGTCGGTCGTGGAACTGTAG
- the ubaA gene encoding SAMP-activating enzyme E1 — protein MSLSLDATQLDRYSRHIIMDEVGPDGQQALLDAAVLVIGAGGLGAPAIQYLAAAGVGTLGVADDDEVELSNLQRQIIHGNDDVGRPKVESAADFVADLNPDVDVRTHEVRVEPENVESLLADYDFVVDATDNFRTRYLVNDACTLSGTPFSHGAIYKFEGQVTTFTTEGPCYRCLFPEAPPEGMVADCASTGVLGVLPGTLGCIQATETVKFLLCEGGVLDTGDLLDGRMIFYDAMAMSFEEVEFRRNPECPVCGEDPIDSVAQVEYADESCPVNAD, from the coding sequence ATGAGCCTCTCGCTCGACGCGACCCAACTCGACCGCTACTCCCGGCACATCATCATGGACGAGGTGGGTCCCGACGGACAGCAGGCCCTGCTCGACGCCGCCGTGCTGGTAATCGGCGCGGGCGGACTCGGCGCGCCGGCCATCCAGTACCTCGCGGCCGCGGGCGTTGGCACCCTCGGCGTCGCCGACGACGACGAGGTGGAACTGAGCAACCTCCAGCGCCAGATTATCCACGGGAACGACGACGTGGGCCGACCGAAAGTCGAGTCGGCGGCCGACTTCGTGGCCGACCTGAACCCCGACGTGGACGTGCGGACCCACGAGGTCCGGGTCGAACCCGAGAACGTCGAGTCACTACTCGCCGACTACGACTTCGTGGTGGACGCGACCGACAACTTCCGGACGCGCTACCTCGTCAACGACGCCTGCACGCTCTCGGGGACGCCGTTCTCCCACGGCGCCATCTACAAGTTCGAGGGACAGGTCACGACGTTCACGACCGAGGGACCGTGCTACCGGTGTCTGTTCCCCGAAGCGCCGCCGGAGGGGATGGTCGCCGACTGCGCGAGTACCGGCGTGTTGGGCGTGCTTCCGGGTACGCTCGGCTGTATTCAGGCCACCGAGACCGTGAAGTTCCTACTCTGCGAGGGCGGAGTCCTCGACACGGGCGACCTCCTCGACGGCCGGATGATATTCTACGACGCGATGGCGATGTCCTTCGAGGAGGTCGAGTTCCGACGGAATCCCGAGTGTCCGGTCTGCGGCGAAGACCCCATCGACTCGGTCGCGCAGGTCGAGTACGCCGACGAGTCGTGCCCGGTGAACGCCGACTGA
- a CDS encoding 50S ribosomal protein L15e, whose amino-acid sequence MAKSFYSHIKDAWKDPEDGDLAELQWQRKQEWRDQGAIERIERPTRLDKARELGYKAKQGVVVARVSVRKGSARKERFKAGRRSKRQGVNRVYRRKNLQRIGEERASRKFKNLRVLNSYWVGEDGSQKWFEVILLDPEHPAIENDDDLNWICDDSHKGRAFRGLTSAGQSNRGLQQRGKGTEHNRPSNNGGQGRAK is encoded by the coding sequence ATGGCAAAGAGCTTCTACTCACACATCAAGGACGCGTGGAAGGACCCGGAGGACGGCGACCTCGCCGAACTCCAGTGGCAGCGAAAGCAGGAATGGCGCGACCAAGGCGCTATCGAGCGCATCGAGCGCCCGACTCGCCTCGACAAGGCCCGCGAACTGGGCTACAAGGCGAAGCAGGGCGTCGTCGTCGCTCGCGTCAGCGTGCGCAAGGGCTCGGCTCGAAAGGAGCGGTTCAAGGCCGGCCGACGCTCGAAGCGACAGGGTGTCAACCGCGTCTACCGGCGCAAGAACCTCCAGCGCATCGGCGAGGAGCGCGCCAGTCGGAAGTTCAAGAACCTGCGCGTGCTCAACTCCTACTGGGTCGGCGAAGACGGTAGCCAGAAGTGGTTCGAAGTGATTCTGCTGGACCCCGAGCATCCGGCCATCGAGAACGACGACGACCTCAACTGGATCTGCGACGACTCCCACAAGGGTCGGGCCTTCCGCGGCCTGACCAGTGCGGGCCAGAGCAACCGCGGCCTCCAGCAGCGCGGCAAGGGCACGGAACACAACCGCCCGAGCAACAACGGCGGTCAGGGTCGCGCGAAGTAG
- a CDS encoding DoxX family protein gives MATNDIKTRVNEFESTIGGVTVNGKAHSLSAWFVLALRLMMGYAFAYSGFTKITAAEPFSATGYLMNAVPAESPLVGLFHWMGSTPWFADFLSVAVPWGELLIGLGLLVGALTRLAAFFGAFMMLMFYFGNWDVAHGLINGDFAYMLVFLSVAAFGAGRILGLDAIIEQYDLGGETLVEKYPKLRYVLG, from the coding sequence ATGGCTACTAACGACATCAAAACCCGAGTCAACGAGTTCGAGAGCACGATCGGCGGCGTCACGGTCAACGGCAAGGCCCACAGCCTGAGCGCGTGGTTCGTCCTCGCGTTACGGCTCATGATGGGGTACGCCTTCGCGTACTCCGGATTCACGAAGATTACCGCGGCCGAACCGTTTAGCGCGACGGGCTATCTCATGAACGCGGTCCCGGCCGAGAGCCCGCTGGTCGGCCTGTTCCACTGGATGGGCTCGACGCCGTGGTTCGCCGACTTCCTCAGCGTCGCCGTGCCGTGGGGTGAACTCCTCATCGGTCTCGGCCTGTTGGTCGGCGCGCTGACCCGCCTCGCGGCGTTCTTCGGCGCGTTCATGATGCTGATGTTCTACTTCGGCAACTGGGACGTCGCTCACGGCCTCATCAACGGGGACTTCGCGTACATGCTCGTCTTCCTCTCGGTCGCGGCGTTCGGCGCGGGCCGCATCCTCGGACTCGACGCCATCATCGAGCAGTACGACCTCGGCGGCGAAACGCTGGTCGAGAAGTACCCGAAACTGCGCTACGTCCTCGGTTGA